Proteins encoded by one window of Ulvibacter sp. MAR_2010_11:
- the rpsT gene encoding 30S ribosomal protein S20: protein MANHKSALKRIRSNDVKRLRNRYQHKTARNVMKKFKELTDKKEAEKLFPEVVSMIDKLAKKNIIHDNKAANLKSNMAKHVAAL from the coding sequence ATGGCGAATCATAAGTCAGCATTAAAGAGAATTAGAAGCAACGACGTAAAGCGTTTACGTAACCGTTATCAGCATAAAACGGCGCGTAATGTTATGAAGAAGTTCAAAGAACTTACCGATAAGAAGGAAGCTGAAAAGTTATTCCCGGAGGTTGTTTCTATGATCGACAAGTTAGCGAAGAAGAATATTATCCACGATAATAAAGCAGCTAACTTAAAATCGAATATGGCGAAGCACGTAGCTGCGTTATAA
- the coaD gene encoding pantetheine-phosphate adenylyltransferase → MKRAVFPGSFDPITLGHVDIVKRALPLFDEIIIAIGVNADKKYLFSLEERLQFIETTFASEKSIKVKTYTGLTAVFCETEKAQFILRGLRNTTDFNYEQAIAQTNFEMTGIETVFLVSTPGVSNISSTIVRDVLRNKGNASSLVPKAVITSKK, encoded by the coding sequence ATGAAACGTGCAGTTTTTCCCGGTTCCTTCGACCCCATCACCTTGGGGCACGTAGATATTGTTAAAAGAGCATTGCCGTTGTTCGATGAAATTATTATCGCCATTGGTGTAAATGCAGACAAGAAGTATCTTTTTTCGTTGGAGGAGCGGTTACAATTTATTGAAACCACTTTTGCTTCCGAAAAATCCATCAAAGTAAAAACTTATACAGGACTCACCGCTGTTTTTTGTGAGACAGAAAAAGCACAATTTATACTTCGCGGGCTCCGCAATACAACCGATTTTAATTATGAGCAGGCCATTGCTCAAACAAATTTTGAAATGACAGGTATTGAAACCGTTTTCCTGGTTAGCACTCCGGGCGTATCTAACATTTCTTCCACAATAGTTCGGGACGTACTTAGAAACAAAGGAAATGCTTCGAGTCTTGTTCCGAAAGCAGTAATCACTTCCAAAAAATAG
- a CDS encoding D-alanine--D-alanine ligase, translating into MPKKIVAVAMGGYASEFEISLLSGAVVCESLDTSKYEVYAIHILKTGWHYVATDGTKHEVNKADFSFSNGRETLVPDVIFNTIHGTPGEDGYLQAYWKLLSIPQTSSDFYQAALSFNKRDCLSVLQHFGIKCANSYYVNKGGEIHLEEIVKKVGLPCFVKPNRSGSSFGVSKVHDMEDLLPAIEMAFTEDSEIIIETALIGTEVSVGVYKNGAEAVVLPVTEIVSENDFFDYEAKYLGKSQEITPARISEKETELVQAEAKRIYGLLNMAGITRSEFIIQEGEPFFLEINTNPGLSKESIIPKQAREAGMTLTQFFGILVDNALTKN; encoded by the coding sequence ATGCCTAAAAAAATTGTTGCTGTTGCCATGGGTGGCTATGCGAGCGAGTTTGAAATCTCTTTGTTAAGTGGTGCAGTGGTGTGTGAATCATTGGATACTTCAAAATATGAGGTGTATGCCATTCATATTTTAAAGACCGGGTGGCATTATGTTGCGACCGATGGCACTAAACATGAAGTTAATAAAGCCGATTTCAGTTTCTCCAATGGTCGTGAAACCCTTGTCCCCGATGTTATTTTTAATACCATCCACGGAACTCCGGGAGAGGATGGCTACTTACAAGCCTATTGGAAGCTTTTATCGATTCCGCAGACAAGCAGCGATTTTTATCAGGCAGCATTGAGCTTCAACAAAAGGGATTGTTTGTCGGTGTTGCAACACTTCGGAATAAAATGTGCCAATTCGTATTATGTAAATAAAGGCGGAGAAATTCACCTGGAAGAAATTGTAAAGAAGGTAGGATTACCCTGTTTTGTAAAGCCCAACAGATCGGGTTCCAGTTTTGGTGTGAGCAAGGTTCACGACATGGAAGATTTATTGCCCGCTATTGAAATGGCTTTTACCGAAGACAGTGAAATAATTATAGAAACCGCATTGATAGGCACCGAAGTTTCGGTAGGAGTGTATAAAAATGGGGCTGAAGCCGTAGTGTTACCGGTTACTGAAATTGTTTCGGAAAACGACTTTTTCGATTATGAAGCAAAATACTTAGGGAAATCACAGGAAATTACCCCGGCGCGTATTTCAGAAAAAGAAACCGAATTAGTGCAGGCGGAGGCAAAAAGAATCTATGGCTTACTCAATATGGCCGGTATCACCCGAAGCGAATTTATTATTCAGGAAGGAGAACCCTTTTTTCTTGAAATTAATACCAATCCGGGTTTGTCTAAAGAAAGTATTATCCCAAAGCAAGCTCGGGAAGCAGGTATGACCCTAACACAGTTTTTTGGAATTTTAGTTGATAACGCCTTAACAAAAAACTAA
- a CDS encoding PASTA domain-containing protein: protein MTFFKFLFTKAFLKQLLYAILALIIFSFLVLWWLRSTTNHNQKIEVPNLAKMSLDDVEDLLDENDLRFEILDSANYNPDFPKYSVIEQIPKAGKFVKEDRKIYLYLNPSGYRKVIVPEVVGRTRRQAEPTLLAMGFEIGKVSYRPYIAKDEVLELRHNGEKLEPGDNLQITSVIDLILGDGSGSLRQGTEEGDGEGSLEDENALPEIDDDGEN, encoded by the coding sequence ATGACATTTTTCAAATTTTTATTTACCAAGGCTTTTTTAAAGCAGTTGCTCTACGCAATATTGGCCTTAATAATATTTTCCTTTCTAGTTTTATGGTGGCTGCGAAGTACCACCAATCACAATCAAAAAATTGAAGTGCCTAATTTGGCAAAAATGTCGTTAGATGATGTTGAGGACCTTTTAGATGAAAACGATTTGCGTTTTGAAATATTGGATTCGGCAAATTACAATCCCGATTTCCCAAAGTATTCGGTGATTGAACAAATTCCGAAGGCAGGAAAATTTGTAAAAGAAGACCGAAAAATCTATTTATACCTTAACCCTTCCGGTTATAGAAAGGTGATTGTTCCCGAAGTCGTAGGAAGAACCCGAAGACAGGCCGAACCTACCTTATTGGCTATGGGTTTTGAAATTGGTAAAGTTAGTTACCGCCCCTACATCGCCAAGGACGAGGTACTGGAATTACGACATAATGGCGAAAAACTGGAACCCGGTGACAACCTTCAAATTACTTCGGTGATTGATCTTATTTTGGGAGATGGTTCAGGAAGTCTGAGACAAGGTACAGAAGAAGGCGATGGCGAAGGGTCCCTGGAAGATGAAAATGCATTACCTGAAATAGACGACGATGGAGAAAATTAA
- a CDS encoding RluA family pseudouridine synthase, producing MEKINEDIDETGNDDLYEHFRFVADKGQQPLRVDKYLMNRVENATRNKIQKAAKDGNIYVNDVAVKSSHKVKGNDTVTVLFEHPPYEFLLVPEDIPIDIVYEDDEVLVVNKPAGMVVHPGHGNYSGTLINALTFHFENLPNNSSNRPGLVHRIDKDTSGLLVIAKTEEAMTHLSKQFFNKSTEREYVALVWGNMEEDTGTIEGHIGRHPKNRLQNTVFEGDDADEKGKPAVTHYKVLERFGYVTLVSCRLETGRTHQIRVHLKHKGHTLFNDERYGGEKILKGTSFSKYKQFVDNCFKLLPRQALHARTLGFEHPVTGKMHRFEMPIPEDMEQCLEKWRNYARHSIEE from the coding sequence ATGGAGAAAATTAACGAAGACATTGATGAGACCGGTAATGACGACTTGTACGAACATTTCCGATTTGTAGCCGACAAAGGCCAACAACCATTGCGGGTAGACAAATACCTTATGAACAGGGTAGAGAACGCTACGCGAAACAAAATTCAAAAAGCAGCCAAAGACGGAAATATTTACGTAAACGATGTAGCTGTAAAATCGAGCCACAAAGTAAAAGGCAATGACACCGTTACTGTACTATTTGAACATCCTCCCTACGAATTTTTATTAGTCCCCGAAGATATTCCCATTGATATTGTTTACGAAGACGATGAAGTGCTAGTAGTCAATAAACCTGCCGGAATGGTAGTGCATCCGGGGCACGGAAACTACAGCGGAACGCTTATCAATGCGTTGACATTCCATTTTGAAAATCTGCCCAATAACAGTAGCAACCGACCCGGTTTGGTGCATCGTATCGACAAAGACACCAGCGGACTTTTAGTGATTGCCAAAACCGAAGAAGCAATGACACATCTTTCGAAACAGTTTTTCAATAAATCTACCGAAAGAGAATACGTTGCCCTGGTTTGGGGAAATATGGAAGAAGATACCGGAACCATAGAAGGTCATATAGGTAGACATCCCAAAAACCGTTTGCAAAACACCGTTTTTGAAGGAGACGATGCCGACGAAAAGGGAAAACCGGCTGTAACACATTACAAGGTATTGGAGCGGTTTGGATATGTTACTTTAGTCTCTTGTAGACTTGAAACCGGTAGAACGCATCAGATACGAGTACATTTGAAACATAAAGGGCATACCTTGTTCAACGATGAGCGCTATGGGGGTGAAAAGATTTTAAAAGGAACAAGTTTCAGTAAATACAAGCAGTTTGTGGATAATTGCTTTAAACTTTTACCCAGACAGGCTCTACATGCCCGAACACTTGGTTTTGAGCATCCTGTAACCGGAAAAATGCATCGTTTTGAGATGCCCATTCCTGAAGATATGGAACAGTGTTTGGAAAAATGGCGCAACTACGCCAGGCATAGTATCGAGGAATAA
- the yaaA gene encoding peroxide stress protein YaaA, whose product MKIVLSPAKSLDFDSKLPTAKFSEALFLEEAERLNKLLKKKSARSLSKLMSISSNLGELNYERNQEWELPFTTSNARPGVYAFSGDVYRALDVYSLPKEKIEILQNNLRIISGLYGILKPLDLIQPYRLEMGTRITIGKNKNLYDFWKNKITQTLNEELKDNELFVNLASNEYFKAIDTKALKVPVITPVFKDFKNGEYKTIMTFAKLARGYMTRYLIDTNAKSEEDIKGFNYEGYGFSEAMSTQTELVFTR is encoded by the coding sequence ATGAAGATTGTACTTTCGCCTGCGAAATCATTGGATTTCGATTCAAAATTACCCACTGCAAAATTTTCTGAAGCGCTGTTTTTAGAGGAAGCCGAACGATTGAATAAATTGCTGAAAAAGAAATCGGCCAGAAGCCTTTCCAAGCTCATGAGTATTTCTTCAAATTTGGGCGAACTCAACTACGAGCGGAATCAGGAGTGGGAATTGCCTTTTACAACTTCCAATGCACGACCTGGGGTGTACGCTTTTAGCGGGGACGTGTATCGCGCACTGGATGTGTATTCCCTTCCGAAGGAAAAGATTGAAATTTTACAAAATAACCTTCGAATTATTTCGGGGCTCTATGGAATTTTAAAACCTTTGGATCTAATTCAGCCGTATCGCCTGGAAATGGGTACCCGAATTACCATTGGGAAAAATAAAAACTTGTACGACTTCTGGAAGAATAAAATTACACAGACATTGAATGAGGAGTTGAAAGACAACGAACTATTTGTAAATCTGGCCAGTAACGAATATTTTAAAGCCATCGATACCAAAGCCTTAAAAGTACCGGTTATTACACCGGTCTTTAAAGATTTCAAAAATGGGGAGTACAAAACCATTATGACCTTTGCAAAACTGGCTCGCGGTTATATGACTCGTTATTTAATCGATACAAATGCCAAAAGTGAGGAAGATATTAAAGGATTTAATTACGAAGGCTATGGTTTTAGTGAGGCAATGTCTACACAAACCGAATTAGTCTTTACAAGATAG